Proteins encoded by one window of Flavobacterium sp. N502540:
- a CDS encoding formimidoylglutamase, which yields MEFDFLEPLNDGILKFISSLSSQELGSKIVLHTEDQFPDISKINIAIIGVLEDRRNEDSINTVNLNAVRKKLYGMFPGNWDASIADLGDILAGNSVEDTYFALKRVTSTLIKNKVIPIVLGGSQDLTYALYRAYDDLEQMVNMVAVDNKFDFGKENETVSANSYLTKIIIDEPNNLFNYCNIGYQTYYNSQEEIDLIEKLFFDAYRLGEISNKIALAEPVFRDADLVSIDLNSVKSSASGNMVSFEPNGFNGKEICSLARYAGISDKVSSFGIFNHNSTAPEAGIIAQIVWYFIEGYHYRSKEYPFGSRATYLKYIVPLEDEELIFYKSDKTDRWWIEIPFESNGHNKLKRNTLLPCSYDEYLSACNQELPERWWKAQRKNAL from the coding sequence ATGGAATTTGATTTTTTAGAGCCACTTAACGACGGGATTTTAAAATTTATTAGTTCCTTGTCTTCGCAGGAGTTAGGAAGTAAGATAGTTTTGCACACAGAGGATCAGTTTCCGGATATCAGTAAAATTAATATTGCGATTATTGGTGTTTTAGAAGATCGTCGTAATGAAGATTCAATCAACACTGTTAATCTGAATGCCGTTCGTAAAAAACTTTACGGTATGTTTCCGGGAAACTGGGATGCTTCGATTGCTGATTTGGGAGATATTCTCGCAGGAAATTCTGTAGAAGATACCTATTTTGCTTTAAAGCGAGTGACATCTACTTTAATTAAGAACAAAGTGATTCCTATAGTTCTTGGGGGTTCGCAGGATTTAACCTATGCGTTATATCGTGCCTATGACGATTTAGAGCAAATGGTGAATATGGTTGCTGTGGATAATAAGTTTGATTTTGGTAAAGAGAATGAAACGGTTTCGGCTAATTCTTATTTGACTAAAATTATTATCGACGAGCCTAATAATCTTTTTAATTACTGCAACATTGGTTATCAGACTTATTACAATTCACAAGAAGAAATTGATCTGATTGAAAAATTGTTTTTTGATGCCTATCGTTTAGGAGAAATCTCCAATAAGATTGCATTGGCGGAACCGGTTTTTAGAGATGCTGATTTGGTTAGTATCGATTTGAACTCGGTAAAATCTTCAGCTTCAGGAAATATGGTTTCGTTTGAGCCAAACGGTTTCAATGGAAAAGAAATATGTTCACTGGCAAGGTATGCCGGAATCAGTGATAAAGTTTCCAGTTTTGGAATTTTTAATCACAATAGCACAGCACCCGAAGCTGGTATCATTGCACAAATCGTATGGTATTTTATCGAAGGATATCATTACAGATCGAAGGAATATCCATTTGGTAGTAGAGCAACGTACTTGAAATATATTGTTCCTCTTGAAGACGAAGAATTGATCTTTTATAAAAGTGATAAAACAGACCGTTGGTGGATTGAAATTCCGTTTGAATCAAACGGTCACAATAAATTAAAGAGAAATACGTTATTACCGTGTTCTTACGACGAGTATTTGAGTGCTTGTAATCAGGAATTGCCTGAAAGATGGTGGAAAGCACAACGAAAAAATGCTTTGTAA
- the gldN gene encoding gliding motility protein GldN — MKVRNFLIAIVSIAGGFSSYAQSNLLNAKTPAQIGLKTPAQLISDNDKPLAYGYVDDRDILMGKTTWEIIDLNEKINFPMYFPVDTANIGSDRRSLYDVLTKAVKSGKITEVYSDSYFNTKKSLKDIQGALSRIDTTDAGRELINQYPDDYKTRVVKKKVVTGTGKKKVVSYVDETVGPTRTVPAEYILKQDLTAADVTQYKIKGYWYFDKRQSELKYRLLGICPVTPDVYTMNSDEKDYIELFWVFFPNAREALHEAKAFNDNNSALPISFDQILNSRRFNAVVYKEENLYGDREIKDYMKDNAQNQLLESERVKEKIRNFEQDMWNY, encoded by the coding sequence ATGAAAGTAAGAAATTTTTTAATAGCTATTGTTTCTATCGCTGGAGGATTTTCTTCCTATGCGCAATCGAATTTGCTTAATGCAAAAACACCGGCTCAGATAGGTCTTAAGACCCCTGCGCAACTTATTTCTGATAACGATAAGCCTTTAGCTTATGGTTATGTAGATGATAGAGATATCTTAATGGGAAAAACTACTTGGGAGATCATTGATTTAAATGAAAAAATCAATTTTCCAATGTACTTTCCGGTTGATACGGCTAATATTGGTTCTGACAGACGTTCACTTTATGATGTTTTGACGAAAGCTGTTAAAAGCGGCAAAATAACTGAAGTATACAGCGACAGTTATTTCAATACTAAAAAATCTTTGAAAGATATTCAGGGTGCATTATCACGTATTGATACAACAGATGCAGGTAGAGAATTAATCAACCAATATCCGGACGACTACAAAACACGTGTTGTGAAGAAAAAAGTTGTAACTGGTACTGGTAAGAAAAAAGTAGTTTCTTATGTTGATGAAACTGTTGGTCCAACAAGAACGGTTCCAGCTGAGTATATTCTGAAACAAGATTTAACTGCTGCAGATGTTACACAATATAAAATTAAAGGATACTGGTATTTTGACAAACGTCAAAGTGAATTGAAATATCGTTTGCTTGGAATTTGTCCAGTAACTCCGGATGTTTACACAATGAATAGTGACGAAAAAGATTATATAGAGTTGTTTTGGGTTTTCTTCCCTAACGCCAGAGAGGCGCTACACGAAGCAAAAGCATTCAACGATAATAATTCTGCGCTTCCAATTTCATTCGATCAGATTTTGAATTCAAGACGTTTTAATGCGGTTGTCTATAAAGAAGAAAACTTGTACGGAGATCGTGAGATTAAAGATTACATGAAAGATAACGCACAAAATCAATTGTTAGAATCTGAAAGAGTAAAAGAGAAGATTCGTAACTTCGAACAAGATATGTGGAACTACTAA
- the gldN gene encoding gliding motility protein GldN encodes MKVKIFFIVIIFVIGNLSIKAQSNLLNAKTADQIGFKNPGQLRADNDKPMAYGYVDDRDVLMGKTTWEIIDLNEKINFPLYFPVDTANIGSDRRSLYDVLIKGIKQGRITEVYADSYFNTKKSLKDIQGGLSRIDTTDAGRELINQYPDDYKTRVVKKKVVTGTGKKKVVTYVDETVGPTRTVPAEYILKQDLTAADVTQYKLKGYWYFDKRESELKYRLLGICPVTPDVYTMNSDEKDYIELFWVFFPNAREVLNEAKAFNDANSARSISFDQILNSRRFNSIIYKEENVYGDREIKDYMKDNAQKQLLESERVKEKIRDFEQDMWTY; translated from the coding sequence ATGAAAGTAAAGATTTTTTTTATTGTTATTATTTTTGTTATTGGTAACCTTAGTATTAAAGCTCAATCTAATTTGCTTAATGCGAAAACAGCAGATCAAATCGGGTTTAAAAATCCTGGTCAGTTGCGTGCTGATAACGATAAGCCTATGGCTTATGGTTATGTAGATGACAGGGATGTTTTGATGGGAAAAACGACCTGGGAAATTATTGATTTGAATGAAAAAATCAATTTTCCGCTGTATTTTCCGGTTGATACTGCCAATATTGGTTCGGATAGACGTTCTCTTTATGATGTTTTGATTAAAGGAATAAAACAGGGAAGAATTACAGAAGTGTATGCTGACAGTTATTTTAATACCAAAAAATCGTTGAAAGACATTCAGGGCGGATTGTCCCGTATTGATACAACAGATGCCGGTAGAGAATTAATTAATCAATATCCGGACGATTATAAAACGCGTGTGGTGAAGAAAAAAGTAGTGACCGGTACAGGCAAGAAAAAAGTGGTTACGTATGTAGATGAAACAGTTGGTCCGACCAGAACGGTGCCAGCTGAGTACATTTTAAAACAAGATTTAACGGCAGCGGATGTTACACAATACAAACTTAAAGGATATTGGTATTTTGATAAGAGAGAGAGTGAACTGAAGTATCGATTGCTCGGAATTTGTCCTGTAACCCCGGATGTTTATACCATGAATAGTGATGAAAAAGATTATATAGAACTCTTTTGGGTGTTTTTCCCCAATGCAAGGGAAGTGCTAAATGAAGCAAAAGCTTTTAATGATGCTAATTCGGCACGTTCTATTTCTTTCGATCAGATATTAAATTCGAGACGTTTTAATTCAATTATTTATAAGGAAGAAAACGTTTATGGAGATCGTGAAATCAAGGACTATATGAAGGACAATGCACAGAAGCAGCTGTTAGAATCTGAAAGAGTAAAAGAGAAGATTCGCGACTTCGAACAAGATATGTGGACCTACTAA
- the topA gene encoding type I DNA topoisomerase: MAKNLVIVESPAKAKTIEKFLGSDFQVESSYGHIADLPSKEIGVDVENGFKPKYEVSSDKKALVSKLKTLSKNADMVWLASDEDREGEAISWHLAEELKLDTKKTKRIVFHEITKTAILKAIDNPREIDYNLVNAQQARRVLDRLVGYELSPVLWRKIKGGLSAGRVQSVSVRLIVEREREIQNFNAVATYSIVAEFVNEAGKAFKAKLPKNFNTKKEAEDFLNKNIGSQYQVADLETKPTKKSPTAPFTTSTLQQEAARKLYLPVGITMQLAQRLYEAGLITYMRTDSVNLSAEAMSAAEAEIIKSYGKEFSKPRTFANKNKGAQEAHEAIRPTDMSRHTVNIDRDQARLYDLIWKRTLASQMSDAQLERTNVKIEANNHDEIFTASGEVLLFEGFLKVYLEGHDDDEEEQEGMLPALKVNEKLANNYITATERYSRPPARYTEASLVKKLEELGIGRPSTYAPTISTIINRNYVEKGTLEGQERNYTQLTLQNSKVGEKLLKENTGSDKGKLVPTDIGTIVTDFLVKNFGNILDYNFTAKVEQDFDEIAEGNIDWATMMQEFYNKFHPNVKEVEANAERESGERILGKDADGRQVSVRLGKFGPMAQIGEADDEDKKFASLMADQNIGSITLEDALNLFLLPKSLGEYKGEEVEVNNGRYGPYVRHGSVFISLPRGEDPLSVSKERAQELIDEKALADAPIATYKGEPVQKGVGRFGPFIKWNGLFVNVSKKYNFDNLSQADVEELIEDKLQKNIDKVLHNWEEEGILVEKARWGRSVITKGKIKIELSKEVDATKLTLEEVQEMIAKKTPAKKAPAKKAATTKKATTAKKAPAKKPAAKKK, translated from the coding sequence ATGGCAAAGAATTTAGTAATAGTGGAGTCCCCTGCAAAGGCGAAAACGATCGAGAAATTTTTAGGAAGTGATTTTCAGGTAGAGTCGAGTTACGGTCACATAGCGGACTTACCATCAAAGGAAATAGGAGTAGATGTTGAGAATGGTTTTAAGCCTAAATATGAAGTTTCTTCGGATAAAAAAGCCCTGGTAAGCAAGCTGAAAACACTATCTAAGAATGCCGATATGGTTTGGTTAGCGAGCGATGAGGACCGCGAGGGGGAGGCTATTTCCTGGCACCTGGCGGAAGAATTGAAACTGGATACTAAAAAAACCAAAAGAATTGTTTTTCATGAAATTACAAAGACTGCGATTCTTAAAGCAATTGACAATCCAAGAGAAATAGATTATAATCTGGTAAACGCACAACAGGCACGTCGTGTTCTGGATCGTTTAGTAGGTTACGAATTGTCTCCGGTATTGTGGAGAAAAATTAAAGGAGGTTTGTCTGCCGGTCGTGTACAATCCGTTTCTGTTCGTTTGATTGTAGAACGTGAACGTGAAATTCAGAACTTTAATGCAGTGGCAACTTACTCCATTGTTGCAGAATTTGTAAATGAGGCAGGGAAAGCTTTTAAAGCAAAATTGCCAAAGAATTTTAATACTAAAAAAGAAGCCGAAGATTTTTTAAATAAAAATATCGGATCTCAATATCAGGTAGCCGATTTAGAAACGAAGCCTACCAAGAAATCACCAACAGCACCTTTTACCACTTCGACCCTACAACAGGAAGCGGCGAGAAAATTGTATTTGCCGGTTGGAATCACCATGCAGTTAGCACAACGTTTGTACGAGGCCGGATTGATTACCTATATGAGAACGGATAGTGTGAATCTTTCTGCAGAGGCTATGAGTGCTGCTGAAGCTGAAATTATAAAATCATACGGGAAAGAATTTTCTAAGCCGAGAACTTTTGCCAACAAAAACAAAGGAGCTCAGGAAGCGCACGAGGCAATTCGTCCTACCGATATGTCTCGTCATACGGTGAACATCGACCGCGATCAGGCTCGTTTGTATGATTTGATCTGGAAAAGAACTTTGGCTTCACAAATGAGTGATGCACAATTGGAAAGAACCAATGTAAAAATCGAAGCAAACAATCATGATGAGATTTTTACAGCTTCAGGAGAAGTTTTGCTTTTTGAAGGATTCTTAAAAGTGTACTTAGAAGGACATGATGATGATGAGGAAGAACAAGAGGGAATGTTGCCTGCTTTGAAAGTAAACGAAAAATTAGCAAACAATTATATTACAGCAACCGAAAGGTATTCAAGACCTCCGGCACGATATACAGAGGCATCTCTGGTGAAGAAATTAGAAGAATTAGGAATCGGGCGTCCGTCAACCTATGCGCCAACAATTTCTACTATTATCAACAGAAACTATGTTGAAAAGGGAACTCTGGAAGGACAGGAACGTAATTATACGCAACTGACTTTGCAAAATAGTAAAGTGGGAGAGAAGCTGTTAAAAGAAAATACAGGTTCAGACAAAGGGAAACTGGTTCCGACAGATATCGGAACAATCGTTACTGATTTCTTGGTGAAGAATTTTGGAAATATTCTGGACTATAACTTTACAGCAAAAGTAGAACAGGATTTTGATGAAATTGCCGAAGGAAATATTGACTGGGCAACCATGATGCAGGAATTCTACAATAAATTCCATCCAAATGTAAAAGAAGTTGAGGCAAATGCTGAGCGTGAAAGCGGAGAGAGAATTTTAGGAAAAGATGCTGACGGAAGACAAGTTTCAGTTCGTTTAGGAAAATTTGGACCAATGGCTCAGATTGGAGAAGCGGATGATGAAGATAAAAAATTCGCCAGTTTAATGGCCGATCAGAATATAGGAAGTATTACACTGGAAGATGCTTTGAATTTGTTTTTACTTCCTAAAAGCTTAGGAGAATACAAAGGAGAAGAAGTGGAAGTGAATAACGGTCGTTACGGTCCATACGTACGTCATGGAAGTGTTTTTATTTCGTTGCCAAGAGGAGAAGATCCTTTAAGTGTTTCGAAAGAAAGAGCGCAGGAGCTTATCGATGAAAAAGCACTTGCAGATGCGCCGATTGCTACATATAAAGGCGAACCGGTTCAAAAAGGAGTGGGACGTTTTGGTCCGTTTATTAAATGGAATGGTCTTTTTGTGAACGTAAGCAAGAAGTATAATTTTGATAATTTATCGCAGGCAGATGTTGAGGAATTAATTGAAGATAAATTACAGAAGAACATTGATAAAGTGCTTCACAACTGGGAAGAAGAAGGTATTTTGGTTGAAAAGGCACGTTGGGGCCGTTCTGTAATCACAAAAGGAAAAATCAAAATTGAACTGAGTAAAGAGGTTGATGCTACGAAATTAACATTGGAAGAAGTTCAGGAAATGATTGCCAAAAAAACTCCGGCTAAAAAAGCACCGGCTAAAAAAGCTGCAACCACAAAGAAAGCTACAACTGCAAAAAAAGCACCTGCTAAAAAACCAGCTGCAAAAAAGAAATAA
- the gldM gene encoding gliding motility protein GldM → MAGGKLTPRQKMINLMYLVFIAMLAMNVSKEVISAFGLMNEKFEDANTSSVTTNAGLLTALDQKAAEAKGEFAIAAGTAHKVEAITKDFYSFIGGLKTQAVKGFEVDKETGKMPYESMDRGDNIDDWFTGDGYTKKGNEIIAKIEKYKSDIKAALGTDKKYADIIAEVEKKFNVSDVKNKEGIKEKYLAYHFKGFPAIASAAKLSAWQNDVQKLEADVYNRALGKAAVAAASYSNYQAIVVLDKNAYFQGEKVTGKVVLGRYDENTKPTSFQGPGQIVNGQAVISLTAGGVGEQNINGQFTFLEDGKNIPLKFAGKYVVVPRPNSATISADKMNVVYRGVVNPISVSFAGVDANKIVASAPGLVSAGKPGKYNMNPGSGTEATISVTGTLPNGDKVTDKKTFRIKGIPGPTGTIRGEMGVVKGPKSNLEIATIGAKLLDFDFEVGLDVVGFNLKIAGQPTVVVNGNRLNAQCKSVLARAGKGDQVTISEIKTKLVGAGSYLLPRTAPVIYEIQ, encoded by the coding sequence ATGGCAGGAGGAAAATTAACCCCTAGACAGAAGATGATTAACCTGATGTATCTGGTTTTCATCGCAATGTTAGCAATGAACGTATCAAAAGAAGTTATATCTGCTTTTGGTTTGATGAATGAAAAATTTGAAGATGCAAATACTTCTTCAGTTACTACAAATGCTGGTTTATTGACAGCTTTAGATCAGAAAGCTGCTGAAGCAAAAGGAGAATTCGCTATCGCTGCGGGAACTGCTCATAAAGTGGAAGCAATTACAAAAGATTTTTATAGTTTTATTGGAGGTCTGAAAACTCAGGCTGTAAAAGGATTTGAAGTAGATAAAGAAACTGGAAAAATGCCTTACGAGTCTATGGACAGAGGTGATAACATCGACGACTGGTTTACAGGAGACGGTTACACTAAAAAAGGAAATGAAATTATCGCTAAAATCGAGAAATACAAATCAGATATTAAAGCTGCTTTAGGTACAGATAAAAAATATGCTGATATTATTGCAGAGGTAGAGAAAAAATTTAATGTTTCTGATGTAAAAAACAAAGAAGGTATAAAAGAAAAATACTTAGCATACCACTTCAAAGGATTTCCAGCAATTGCTTCAGCTGCAAAACTTTCGGCTTGGCAAAATGATGTTCAAAAACTTGAAGCTGACGTTTACAACCGTGCTTTAGGAAAAGCGGCTGTTGCTGCTGCTTCTTACAGCAATTATCAAGCGATTGTTGTTTTAGACAAAAACGCTTACTTCCAAGGAGAGAAAGTTACTGGTAAGGTAGTTTTAGGTCGTTATGACGAAAACACAAAGCCAACTTCATTCCAAGGTCCTGGACAAATTGTTAACGGACAAGCGGTTATTTCGTTAACTGCAGGAGGTGTTGGAGAGCAAAATATTAATGGACAATTTACATTCTTAGAAGACGGTAAAAACATTCCACTTAAATTTGCCGGAAAATATGTTGTAGTACCAAGACCAAACTCTGCTACAATTTCTGCTGATAAAATGAACGTAGTATATAGAGGAGTTGTGAATCCAATCTCTGTATCGTTCGCTGGTGTTGATGCAAACAAAATTGTTGCAAGTGCTCCAGGATTAGTATCTGCTGGAAAACCTGGAAAATATAACATGAACCCGGGTTCAGGTACTGAAGCTACTATTTCTGTTACTGGTACATTGCCAAACGGAGATAAAGTTACAGATAAGAAAACATTCAGAATTAAAGGTATTCCTGGACCAACTGGTACAATTAGAGGAGAAATGGGTGTTGTTAAAGGACCTAAATCTAACTTAGAAATTGCTACAATTGGTGCTAAATTACTTGATTTTGATTTCGAAGTTGGTTTAGATGTTGTTGGATTTAATTTGAAAATTGCAGGACAACCTACAGTGGTTGTTAATGGTAACAGATTAAATGCACAATGTAAATCAGTTCTTGCAAGAGCTGGTAAAGGAGACCAGGTTACTATTTCTGAAATTAAAACTAAACTTGTTGGAGCTGGTAGTTATTTATTGCCAAGAACTGCTCCGGTAATTTACGAAATACAATAA
- the gldK gene encoding gliding motility lipoprotein GldK produces the protein MKKFIAFATMLTLVIGCGKSGDKGELVGVTGGKWHPEKPYGMTLVPGGSFIMGKSDADLANVEDAPTRTVTVRSFYMDETEITNSEYRQFVEWVKDSTMRVRLAILADETGQKPAGDSKGKKGGSIADFAFNDSDPEKMTAYDKYMYDNYYSVGTKDDPYAGRKLNKKVKLIKDTKAYPDEYYTEVMDSMYLPIEESYNGLRTIDVNKLKFRYSWMDIQAAAKAKVGKRKDFVKTEQVSVYPDTTVWIKDFAYSYNEPMHNDYFWHKAYGDYPVVGVTWKQAKAFCAWRTLNKNGYIKSKKKGRDLVNAFRLPTEAEWEYAARGGLESATYPWGGPYTKSDRGCFLANFKPSRGDYAADEALYTVEAKSYEVNGYGLYNMAGNVSEWTDSAYNPNAYEYVSTMNPNVIDGNNQRKVVRGGSWKDVAYFLQVSTRDHEYADSARSYIGFRTVQDYMGTQSTGGGKKKK, from the coding sequence ATGAAGAAGTTTATTGCATTTGCAACAATGTTAACACTGGTAATTGGCTGTGGTAAGTCAGGTGACAAAGGTGAGTTGGTAGGTGTTACAGGAGGTAAATGGCATCCTGAGAAGCCTTATGGAATGACATTAGTTCCTGGTGGATCTTTTATTATGGGTAAATCAGATGCTGATTTAGCTAATGTGGAGGATGCTCCTACTAGAACGGTGACAGTTCGTTCATTTTATATGGATGAAACAGAGATTACCAATAGTGAGTACCGTCAATTTGTAGAGTGGGTAAAAGACTCTACAATGAGAGTTCGTTTGGCTATTTTAGCTGATGAAACAGGTCAGAAACCTGCCGGTGATTCTAAAGGTAAAAAAGGCGGAAGTATTGCTGATTTTGCATTTAATGATTCAGATCCGGAAAAAATGACTGCATATGATAAGTATATGTATGATAACTACTACAGTGTAGGAACAAAAGATGATCCTTATGCAGGTAGAAAATTAAATAAAAAAGTAAAGTTAATTAAAGATACAAAAGCTTACCCGGATGAGTATTATACTGAGGTAATGGATTCTATGTATTTACCAATCGAAGAGTCTTATAATGGTTTAAGAACAATTGATGTAAACAAATTGAAATTCCGTTATTCTTGGATGGATATTCAGGCTGCAGCGAAAGCTAAAGTTGGAAAAAGAAAAGACTTCGTTAAAACGGAACAAGTAAGTGTTTATCCTGATACAACGGTTTGGATTAAAGATTTTGCTTATTCTTACAATGAGCCAATGCATAACGATTATTTCTGGCATAAAGCTTATGGAGATTATCCTGTAGTGGGTGTAACCTGGAAACAGGCAAAAGCATTCTGTGCATGGAGAACTTTGAACAAAAACGGTTATATCAAATCTAAGAAAAAAGGACGTGACTTAGTAAATGCTTTCAGATTGCCAACAGAGGCAGAGTGGGAGTATGCTGCAAGAGGAGGTCTGGAATCAGCTACTTACCCTTGGGGAGGTCCTTATACGAAAAGCGACAGAGGTTGTTTCTTAGCAAACTTCAAACCAAGCAGAGGAGATTATGCTGCTGACGAAGCATTATACACTGTTGAAGCTAAATCTTATGAAGTTAACGGTTATGGTTTGTATAACATGGCAGGAAACGTTTCTGAGTGGACCGATTCAGCTTATAACCCAAATGCATACGAGTATGTTTCTACAATGAACCCTAACGTAATTGATGGAAACAATCAAAGAAAAGTAGTTCGTGGAGGTTCTTGGAAAGACGTTGCTTATTTCCTACAGGTAAGCACACGTGATCACGAATATGCTGATTCTGCTAGAAGTTATATTGGTTTCAGAACTGTACAAGATTACATGGGAACTCAATCAACTGGAGGCGGTAAGAAGAAAAAGTAA
- the gldL gene encoding gliding motility protein GldL: MALLSKKAMNFAYGMGAAVVIIGALFKITHFEIGPLTGTVMLSIGLVTEALIFALSAFEPVEDELDWTLVYPELANGQARKKADKVEAPSDAQGLLSQKLDAMLKDAKIDGELMASLGNSIKNFEGAAKAISPTVDSIAGQKKYAEEMSMAAAQMESLNSLYKVQLESASRNAQANSEIAENASKLKEQMQSMTANIASLNSVYGGMLSAMSNKG; the protein is encoded by the coding sequence ATGGCATTATTAAGTAAAAAAGCAATGAATTTCGCTTATGGTATGGGAGCGGCAGTAGTAATTATTGGAGCATTATTCAAAATTACTCACTTTGAGATTGGACCATTAACAGGGACTGTTATGTTATCGATTGGATTGGTAACTGAGGCGTTAATCTTTGCTCTTTCTGCTTTCGAACCAGTTGAAGACGAATTAGACTGGACTCTTGTTTACCCTGAATTAGCGAATGGTCAGGCTAGAAAAAAAGCTGACAAAGTTGAGGCACCATCTGACGCCCAAGGATTATTGTCTCAAAAATTAGATGCAATGTTAAAAGATGCTAAAATTGACGGAGAGTTAATGGCAAGCTTAGGAAACAGCATTAAAAACTTCGAAGGAGCTGCTAAAGCTATTTCTCCAACAGTTGATTCAATTGCAGGACAAAAGAAATATGCTGAAGAAATGTCTATGGCTGCTGCACAAATGGAATCATTAAACAGTTTATACAAAGTTCAATTAGAAAGTGCTTCTAGAAACGCACAAGCAAACAGCGAAATTGCTGAAAATGCTTCTAAATTAAAAGAACAAATGCAATCTATGACTGCAAACATTGCTTCATTAAACAGTGTTTACGGTGGTATGCTTTCTGCAATGAGTAACAAAGGATAA
- the miaB gene encoding tRNA (N6-isopentenyl adenosine(37)-C2)-methylthiotransferase MiaB codes for MEKIIEESKQGESLVLENKPENTKKLFIESYGCAMNFSDSEIVASILSENGFNTTQTLEDADLVLVNTCSIRDKAEQTIRKRLEKYNAVKRINPKMKVGVLGCMAERLKSQFLEEEKIVDLVVGPDAYKDLPNLLAEVEEGRDAINVILSKEETYGDISPVRLMSNGITALVSITRGCDNMCTFCVVPFTRGRERSREPQSIMNEIQDLWSKGFKEITLLGQNVDSYLWYGGGLKKDFVNASEMQKATAVDFDQLLEMVAVGFPKMRIRFSTSNPQDMHESVLHVIAKHPNICKHIHLPVQSGSNRILKEMNRLHTREEYMTLIDKIRAIIPNASISQDMIAGFPTETEQDHQDTMSLMEYVKYNFGYMYSYSERPGTLAGRKMEDDVTEETKARRLQEIVDLQQKHAWFRSEEFVGQVVEVLVEKVSKKSKEEFSGRNSQSITVVFPKENYKIGDFVNVKITSCTSGTLKGEAVGYSEMN; via the coding sequence ATGGAAAAGATTATTGAGGAAAGTAAACAAGGCGAAAGTCTCGTTTTGGAAAACAAACCTGAGAATACTAAAAAACTTTTTATTGAAAGTTACGGTTGTGCGATGAATTTTTCGGACAGCGAAATTGTAGCTTCCATTTTATCTGAAAACGGATTTAACACCACACAAACTCTTGAAGACGCCGATTTAGTTCTGGTAAACACCTGCTCGATTCGAGACAAGGCAGAACAGACTATTCGCAAACGTCTGGAAAAATATAATGCTGTAAAGCGCATCAATCCGAAAATGAAAGTGGGCGTTCTGGGCTGTATGGCCGAACGTTTGAAAAGTCAGTTTTTGGAGGAAGAGAAAATAGTCGATCTTGTTGTTGGACCTGATGCTTACAAAGATCTGCCGAATTTATTAGCAGAAGTTGAAGAAGGACGCGATGCCATCAATGTAATTTTATCAAAAGAAGAAACTTACGGAGATATTTCACCGGTTCGTTTGATGAGTAACGGTATTACTGCTCTGGTTTCGATTACCCGAGGCTGTGATAACATGTGTACCTTTTGCGTTGTACCTTTTACACGCGGACGTGAACGCAGCCGTGAGCCACAAAGTATCATGAATGAAATTCAGGATTTATGGAGCAAAGGCTTTAAAGAAATTACACTTTTAGGTCAAAATGTCGACAGTTACCTTTGGTACGGAGGCGGATTAAAAAAGGATTTTGTAAATGCTTCTGAAATGCAAAAAGCAACAGCCGTTGATTTCGATCAGTTGCTGGAAATGGTTGCCGTTGGTTTTCCAAAAATGCGCATTCGTTTTTCGACTTCAAATCCACAGGATATGCATGAGAGTGTATTGCACGTTATTGCCAAACATCCTAATATCTGCAAACACATTCACTTACCGGTTCAGTCGGGAAGCAACAGAATTTTAAAAGAAATGAATCGTCTGCACACTCGTGAAGAATACATGACTTTGATTGATAAAATCAGAGCAATTATTCCGAATGCATCGATTTCACAAGATATGATTGCCGGTTTTCCAACAGAAACCGAACAAGATCATCAGGATACTATGAGTTTAATGGAATATGTGAAATATAATTTCGGTTATATGTATTCGTACTCTGAGCGTCCCGGAACTTTGGCAGGAAGAAAAATGGAAGATGATGTTACTGAAGAAACCAAAGCCAGAAGATTACAGGAAATTGTTGACCTACAGCAAAAACATGCCTGGTTTAGAAGCGAAGAATTTGTTGGACAGGTTGTAGAAGTTCTGGTAGAGAAAGTTTCAAAAAAATCAAAAGAAGAATTCTCAGGAAGAAACTCTCAAAGCATAACGGTAGTTTTCCCAAAAGAAAATTACAAAATTGGTGATTTCGTAAACGTAAAAATCACTAGCTGTACTAGCGGAACGCTGAAAGGCGAAGCTGTTGGATATTCTGAAATGAATTAA